Within Kutzneria chonburiensis, the genomic segment GCCCCCCGAGGCGTTGCTGCACTTCGTCCGCCAGGACTCGGAGCACCTGCTGCCGACCTACGCGCGTGCCCTGCACCGCGTCGGCGCGGCCGCGCCCAAGGACTCCCAGGCGCTGCTGTTCGGTCGCTCGGTCGTGGGCAGCCTCGAGGCCGCCACGCGGCTGCGGGCCCGCTACGAGGAGCTGTCCGAGGAGCTGGAGCTGCCGGCGCTGGGCACCGAGCCGACCCCGGTCGACCCGTACACCCACGGCTACATCAGCTCGCTGGCCGCGGCCAGCGCCACCTCGTTCGCCGCCGGTGTCGGCGCGCTGCTGCCGATGGTGTGGTTCAACGACAAGGTCAGCCTCGACCTGGTCGAGCGGCACAAGCTGGACTCCCGCTACGACAAGTGGATCGAGGCCTACCTGCCGGGCCACGGCTACGCCCGCACCGTGCAGTGGTTCCTCGACCTGGCCGACGAGGTCGGCGAGAACTCCTCGCCCACCGAGCGGGACCGGCTGGTCGAGCAGTTCACCATCAGCACCCGCTACGAGTTTGTCTTCGCCCAGGCGTGCTGGCAGCAGCCGGCCTGGCCGGCCTGAGGAAAGGCGAGCCATGACCACGGAAGCCCCTAGGTACCCGTTCGCCTGGGAACCGCCGATGCAGGTGCCGCAGGCCCTGCAGGGCCTGCACGACAAGTCGGCCGTCCAGGTCACGCTGCCCAGCGGGGACAAGGCGCTGCTGGTGACCCGCTACCGGGACGTCCGGTCGCTGTTCGCCGACCACCGGCTCAGCCGCAACATCGCCCGGCCCGACGCGGCCCGCATCTCGGCCGACAACGACCTGTTCACCAACCCGCACATCGATCCCGACCCGCCCAAGCACACCCAGGTCCGCAGCCTGGTGACGCGGGCGTTCACCGCCCGGCGCATCGAGGGGCTGCGCCCGGTGGCCCAGGAGATCACCGACGAGCTGCTGGACGCCATGGAGGCGGGCCCCCGCCCGGCCGAGCTGAACGAGGCGTTCGCCTTCCCGCTGCCGATCCGCGTGATCTGCAAGCTGCTGGGCATCCCGCCGGAGGACCGCAGCCACTTCCGGGCCAGCGTCGACGGCTTCCTCTCGGTCAGCAAGCTGCCGCCGGACGAGGTGGCCAAGGCCCGTGGCGACCTGTTCCGCTACCTGGCCGAGCTCATCGAGTCCAAGCGGTCGACGCCGGGCGACGACCTGATCAGCGCGCTGATCAAGGTGCGGGACGAGGACGACAACCGGCTCAACGAGCACGAGCTGCACTTCTGGGTGACCGGCCTGCTCATCGCCGGCTACGTCACCACGGCCAGCCAGATCGGCACCGGCACGGCCGTGCTGCTGCACCACCCGGAGCTGGTCAAGGAGATCCGCGACGACTGGTCGCTGGTGCCGTCGGCGGTGGAGGAGCTGCTGCGGACCCAGATCATGGGCTCCTCGGTCGGCACCCTGCGCTACGCCATCGACGACATCCCGCTCACCGACGGCTCGGTCATCACCAAGGGCACCAGCGTGCTGCTGTCCGAGGAAGCGGCCAACATGGACCCGGAGGTGTTCGACCGGCCGTTCGAGATCGACATCCGGCGGACCGAGAACCACCACATGACCTTCGGCGCCGGCCTGCACTACTGCGTCGGGGCCGCGCTGGCCCGGATGGAGCTCCAGGTGGCCACCGAGTCGCTGCTGCGCCGGTTCCCGGACCTGCGCCTCGCGGTGCCCGGCGACCAGCTGCCGCGGGCGCTCGGCGGCTTCATGGAGGGCTTCACCGAGGTCCCGGTCGAATGGTGATGCGGGTCGCGGCCAACCGGGAGACGTGCGTGGTGAGCAGCCTGTGCGTGTACCGCGCGCCGACGGTGTTCGCCCAGGACGACGACCTGGGCCAGGTCGTGGTGCTCGACGAGGAGCCCGGCGACGAGCTGCACGCGGCCGTTCGCCGGGCCGCTCGCGGCTGTCCGACCAAGTCGATCAAGGTGACCGAGCCGGACGGGTCCACCGTGGCCAGCGCGTTCGACTTCGACTAGAGGGAGCACGATGGCGATCGCGGCGATCAGGTACGACATCAAGGGCGGCTACGAGAAGGAGATCGAGGAGATCTTCGGCGGGTTCCGCCGGGTCGGCGCGGCCGACGTGCCCGGCAACCCCGGGACCCGCATCCTCGGCACCGCCCTGTTCATCCGGGACGACACCATGGTCCGGTTCATCGAGTACGAGGGCGACCTCGACGTGGTGGCCCGGCACATGGCGAGCCACCCCGGCGTGCAGGAGATCGAGCGCAAGCTCGCGCCCTACCTGACCATTCCCCGGGACACCGGCACCGTGGACGGGTTCGTGGCCACGTTCCAACGCAGCCTGCTGCGGTGCATATCGCAGCTGTCGGTCAAGGAATGACGAAAGAGGGGCCAGCCGCGCTGGCCCCTCTTTCGTCACATGCGCTTCCCGCTTGTCGCCAGAGCACAAGTAGGAAGCGCATGTGGCATTACTGCCGGTGGGAGTTGCCACATGCGCTTCCTATGTGGCACCAGACGCCACATGGGAAGCGCATGTGGCGCCACCCGGTTGGTGGCTCACTTGGCCTTGCGGCACACCACGATCGTGTCGAAGTCGCTCAGCGGCTCCTGCGTGATGGACTCGAAGCCGGCGGCGGTGGCGTGCTCCACCACCTCGGCGGCGGTGTACTCCGAGCCGCCGTCGGTCACCAGCAGCATGTCCAGGCTGATCACCAGGTTCTCCACGTGCCGCGGGTCCTCGTCGAGCATGCGGTCGTAGACGATCAGCGCGCCGCCCGGGTTGACCGCCCGGAACGCCTTGGTGATCAGGTGGCCGCGCTGCTCGCGGTCCCAGTCGTGCAGGACGTGGCCGAGCACCACCACGTCGGCGTTGGGCAGCTCCCGCTCGAAGAAGCTGCCGCCGTGGAAGGTCAGCTTGTCGGTCAGCCCGAGCGCGGCCGCGTGCTCGTCGAAGAACGGCTCCATCTCCGGCAGGTCGAGCACGTTGCCGGCCAGGTGCGGCTGGGCCTTCACGATCTGGCTGCACAGGTTGCCCCGCGCGCCGCCCACGTCCAGCACGGAGGTGAAGTCCGACCAGTCGAACGCCTCGATCAGCGCCGGGCCGAGCACCTGGGTCAGCGCGTCCATCATGCCGATGAACTGGCGGAGGATATGGGGATTCTTGGTCACGGCGGTGAAGTCGGAGCCGGACTGCTGCTGGCCGGTGCGCAGCGCCTCGCCCAGCTTGCCCCACGCCGGGTACAGGTTCCGGTTGGACCGCTCCAGGAAGCCGCCGACGTAGGAGCTCTTGCCCCGCACCAGATAGCGGTCCGCGCCGGTGGCGTTGCCGTAGCGGCCCTCACCGTCGCGGACCAGCAGTTCCAGTGCTGTCAACAGGTTCAGGAAGTCGGACAACCCCCGGCCATGCAGAGTCAGTCGAACGCGGATGTCCTCCTCGGTCAGTGGCCCGGTCTCGTGCAGCGTGTCGAACAAACCGAGCTCGACCGCGGTCAGCAGTGCCTTGGCGTCGCAGAAAGCGTTGCCCAGTCGGATGATCCCGGCGGGAGTGCCGGTGTCCTGCGCGATGCCTGTCATCCGCGTCGTTCCTTTCCTGGTCGGTGTCCGTCACGCTGGCACGCCGGTGTGGGGCCGACTTGGGGCGCGGGTCCAGGACCGCCGGGCCACCACGGTGTCACCAGGATTTCCCGACCGGGGCACGGAATGCTCCTTCCGAGCTGGTCTACCCCAGGGAGTCGCCGTGTCTGACATGAACGTCCCCGTGCTGATCGTCGGTGGCGGGCCGGTGGGCCTGGCCACCGCCGTGTTCCTCGGCCGGCACGGGATCCAGAGCGTGCTGGTGGAGAAGCGGGGCGAGACCTCGCTGCTGCCACGGGCGCCGGGCCTGCAGGCCCGCACCATGGAGCTGTTCCGCGCGGCCGGCATCGGGCCGGACATCCGCGCGCTGGAGATCGGCGACTCGCACGCCTTCTTCGAGGGCGGCATCATCAAGGTGAACACCTTCGCCGAGATCGACGACAAGGTGGTGCTCGAGGCGCCGAGCCTGGACGGGCCGCGGGTCAGCCCGGAGCGGGTGATGGGCTGCGGGCAGGACCGCTACGAGCGGATCCTGGTCGACAAGGCCCGGATGTTCGGCTCGCAGGTGCTGTTCGGCACCACGTTGCAGTCGTTCGAGCAGGACGACGAGGGCGTGACCGCGGTCGTCGAAGAGGCCGGAAAGCTTCGTACCATCCGGGCCAAGTACCTGGTCGGCGCGGACGGCGCCGGCAGCCGGGTGCGCAAGGCGCTGGGCGTCGAGCGGCACGGCCGTGGCACCGTGTTCAACGCACTGAGCATCTACTTCCGTGCCCCCGAGCTGGAGGACCTGCTCAAGGGTGCGAAGTTCATCCTCTGCTACGCCAACGCCCGTGACTCCATGATGGGCCTGTCCCGGCTGCACGGGCGTGACCCGTGGCTGGCCGCCCCGCTGTACTTCCCGGAGCGCGGCGAGTCCCCGGCCGACTTCACCGACGAGCGCTGCGTGGACATCGTGCGCTCGGCCGCCGGCCGTGACATCGACGTGGAGATCGTGGACAAGGTGCCGTGGACCGGCGCCCAGCTGGTGGCCGAGCACTTCCGGGTGGGCCGGGTGTTCCTGGCCGGCGACGCCGGGCACGTGCACCCGCCGGCCGGCGGTTTCGGGGCCAACACGGGTATTCACGATGCCCACAACCTGGCCTGGAAGCTGGCCGGCGTGATCAACGGCTGGGCCGGCGACAAGCTGCTCGACACCTATCACGACGAGCGGCACCAGGTCGGCAACGCGATGGCCGAGCAGGCCTTGGCGCGCAGCCGGATCCGGCACGGCCACGGGTCCGAGGAGGACCTGGTGGCCATGGTCGACGACGTGATCATCACTTTGGGCTACCGCTACCTGTCGTCGGCGGTGATCGGCAGTGAGGACGACCGCGTGCTCACGCCGAAGCTGGAGCTGTCCGGCGAGCCCGGCACCCGGGCCCCGCACGTGTGGCTGGAGCGCGGTGGGGCGCGGCTGTCCACCATCGACCTGTTCTGGGACTCGTACGTGCTGCTGCACGGCCCTGACGGCGCCGCATGGGCCGCTGCCGCTGAGGACGTCGCCCAGCGGCTCGGGATTCCGTTGGTGGCGCACGAGATCGGGCCCGACAGCCCGCTGCGGCCGGCCGACTGGGACTTCGCTGAGACGTATGGCCTCAAGCCCGAGGGCGCCGTGCTGGTCCGTCCGGACGCTTTCGTGGGGTGGCGTTCCGCCGAGGGCGTCGCCGACCCGGCCGCCGTGCTGGCCCCCGTTCTCGCCGGCTTGGCCGGCCTCGACGCGTGAGCAGGAGCGAGTAGATGAGCACCATCGACCTGGCCACCGTGCAGCAGCAGGCCACGGCCTTCCAGACCGCGAAGTTGGTGTTGACCGGCGCGGAGATCGGCC encodes:
- a CDS encoding TenA family protein translates to MLHKELLAIAEPALEKVLDNPFWAGLRDGTLPPEALLHFVRQDSEHLLPTYARALHRVGAAAPKDSQALLFGRSVVGSLEAATRLRARYEELSEELELPALGTEPTPVDPYTHGYISSLAAASATSFAAGVGALLPMVWFNDKVSLDLVERHKLDSRYDKWIEAYLPGHGYARTVQWFLDLADEVGENSSPTERDRLVEQFTISTRYEFVFAQACWQQPAWPA
- a CDS encoding cytochrome P450; protein product: MTTEAPRYPFAWEPPMQVPQALQGLHDKSAVQVTLPSGDKALLVTRYRDVRSLFADHRLSRNIARPDAARISADNDLFTNPHIDPDPPKHTQVRSLVTRAFTARRIEGLRPVAQEITDELLDAMEAGPRPAELNEAFAFPLPIRVICKLLGIPPEDRSHFRASVDGFLSVSKLPPDEVAKARGDLFRYLAELIESKRSTPGDDLISALIKVRDEDDNRLNEHELHFWVTGLLIAGYVTTASQIGTGTAVLLHHPELVKEIRDDWSLVPSAVEELLRTQIMGSSVGTLRYAIDDIPLTDGSVITKGTSVLLSEEAANMDPEVFDRPFEIDIRRTENHHMTFGAGLHYCVGAALARMELQVATESLLRRFPDLRLAVPGDQLPRALGGFMEGFTEVPVEW
- a CDS encoding ferredoxin, with product MVMRVAANRETCVVSSLCVYRAPTVFAQDDDLGQVVVLDEEPGDELHAAVRRAARGCPTKSIKVTEPDGSTVASAFDFD
- a CDS encoding SchA/CurD-like domain-containing protein, yielding MAIAAIRYDIKGGYEKEIEEIFGGFRRVGAADVPGNPGTRILGTALFIRDDTMVRFIEYEGDLDVVARHMASHPGVQEIERKLAPYLTIPRDTGTVDGFVATFQRSLLRCISQLSVKE
- a CDS encoding methyltransferase, producing MTGIAQDTGTPAGIIRLGNAFCDAKALLTAVELGLFDTLHETGPLTEEDIRVRLTLHGRGLSDFLNLLTALELLVRDGEGRYGNATGADRYLVRGKSSYVGGFLERSNRNLYPAWGKLGEALRTGQQQSGSDFTAVTKNPHILRQFIGMMDALTQVLGPALIEAFDWSDFTSVLDVGGARGNLCSQIVKAQPHLAGNVLDLPEMEPFFDEHAAALGLTDKLTFHGGSFFERELPNADVVVLGHVLHDWDREQRGHLITKAFRAVNPGGALIVYDRMLDEDPRHVENLVISLDMLLVTDGGSEYTAAEVVEHATAAGFESITQEPLSDFDTIVVCRKAK
- a CDS encoding FAD-dependent monooxygenase, with the protein product MNVPVLIVGGGPVGLATAVFLGRHGIQSVLVEKRGETSLLPRAPGLQARTMELFRAAGIGPDIRALEIGDSHAFFEGGIIKVNTFAEIDDKVVLEAPSLDGPRVSPERVMGCGQDRYERILVDKARMFGSQVLFGTTLQSFEQDDEGVTAVVEEAGKLRTIRAKYLVGADGAGSRVRKALGVERHGRGTVFNALSIYFRAPELEDLLKGAKFILCYANARDSMMGLSRLHGRDPWLAAPLYFPERGESPADFTDERCVDIVRSAAGRDIDVEIVDKVPWTGAQLVAEHFRVGRVFLAGDAGHVHPPAGGFGANTGIHDAHNLAWKLAGVINGWAGDKLLDTYHDERHQVGNAMAEQALARSRIRHGHGSEEDLVAMVDDVIITLGYRYLSSAVIGSEDDRVLTPKLELSGEPGTRAPHVWLERGGARLSTIDLFWDSYVLLHGPDGAAWAAAAEDVAQRLGIPLVAHEIGPDSPLRPADWDFAETYGLKPEGAVLVRPDAFVGWRSAEGVADPAAVLAPVLAGLAGLDA